The following proteins are co-located in the Manihot esculenta cultivar AM560-2 chromosome 7, M.esculenta_v8, whole genome shotgun sequence genome:
- the LOC110619228 gene encoding uncharacterized protein LOC110619228 — MTKLQVTLLLKKMKRGHYSKNPIAFVCVVVSICCLMIIMISFLRLPVPEASLGNNKVMKPYKTVNSRKVSKDEGIGNFGEIMIEMLPEELAFTVFIPSERSFERDLRLRVNDSLLAEKRNDTYAVVSRILGFSAIPRKLSSELVSSSKEVIYDSLSGFTLYISKDVDGMLVVNRIRSERVDVRRGEIVVHIMDGVIMDAEFEQAVQPDDNEED, encoded by the coding sequence ATGACTAAATTGCAAGTGACCTTGTTGTTGAAGAAAATGAAGAGAGGCCACTATTCAAAAAACCCAATTGCTTTTGTGTGTGTTGTGGTTTCTATTTGTTGCCTGATGATAATCATGATTTCATTTCTTAGACTTCCTGTTCCTGAGGCATCACTAGGAAATAATAAAGTGATGAAGCCTTACAAGACTGTTAATAGCAGGAAGGTTTCCAAGGATGAAGGGATAGGAAACTTTGGCGAGATAATGATTGAAATGTTGCCAGAAGAACTTGCTTTTACAGTCTTTATCCCTTCAGAGAGATCTTTCGAGCGGGATTTGAGACTAAGGGTGAATGATAGTTTGCTAGCAGAGAAGAGGAACGATACATATGCAGTGGTTTCTCGTATATTGGGTTTCTCGGCTATTCCTCGAAAACTCTCTTCAGAACTGGTATCGTCTAGTAAAGAGGTTATCTATGATTCGTTATCTGGGTTTACATTATACATTTCAAAGGATGTCGATGGAATGCTGGTTGTTAATAGAATTCGATCAGAAAGAGTAGATGTTAGGAGAGGCGAGATTGTTGTGCATATCATGGATGGAGTTATTATGGATGCTGAGTTTGAACAGGCAGTCCAACCTGATGATAATGAAGAAGATTAA